One genomic window of Tetrapisispora phaffii CBS 4417 chromosome 13, complete genome includes the following:
- the MRPL16 gene encoding mitochondrial 54S ribosomal protein uL16m (similar to Saccharomyces cerevisiae MRPL16 (YBL038W); ancestral locus Anc_3.327): MMLLFKSNSLMGIGLMKRASTICAGNGLMTGWKDVSSKRFTHEYAPRYKDQKKNKKGRVPVRFGGSTKGSRLQFGTYGMRLKTEGVRLTAQQLKEADNAIMRYVRPLDNGQLWRRLTTNIAVCIKGNETRMGKGKGAFDHWMVRVPTGKIIFEMAGDNLHEKVAREAFRKAGDKLPGVYEFVTKESKIRVSMHSLKSREEIEEKEKSINYFKELERKPTKKYLNVLKSKEPQYRLYRGY; the protein is encoded by the coding sequence ATGATGCTGTTGTTTAAGAGTAATTCCTTAATGGGAATTGGATTGATGAAGAGAGCTTCAACTATATGTGCCGGGAATGGTTTGATGACTGGTTGGAAAGATGTCTCCTCGAAACGTTTTACTCACGAGTATGCTCCAAGGTATAAGGATcagaaaaaaaacaaaaaggGACGTGTTCCTGTTCGTTTCGGTGGTTCTACAAAAGGTTCGAGACTACAGTTTGGTACCTATGGTATGAGATTGAAGACTGAGGGTGTTAGATTGACTGCCCAACAACTGAAAGAGGCAGATAATGCCATCATGAGATATGTGAGACCTTTGGATAATGGTCAATTGTGGAGAAGACTGACAACGAATATTGCTGTTTGTATAAAGGGTAATGAGACGAGAATGGGTAAAGGTAAAGGTGCATTTGACCATTGGATGGTACGTGTGCCAACTGGTaagataatttttgaaatggCAGGTGATAACCTTCATGAAAAAGTTGCTAGAGAAGCATTCAGGAAAGCAGGCGATAAATTGCCAGGTGTTTATGAATTTGTCACAAAAGAATCAAAGATTAGAGTAAGTATGCATAGTTTAAAATCTagagaagaaattgaagagaaagaaaaatcaataaattatttcaaagaatTGGAGAGAAAGCCTActaagaaatatttgaatgttttaaaatcaaaagaGCCACAATATAGACTCTACAGAGGTTATTAG
- the MSF1 gene encoding phenylalanine--tRNA ligase (similar to Saccharomyces cerevisiae MSF1 (YPR047W); ancestral locus Anc_3.328) yields the protein MLQTKAISSKLLRWNIKGFATARVTYIESACDSLFVNKKEYKVNQEWTNVTPTILNLTARALFLKNNHPIGILRNMIENKMNIIDNSYSIHNNFKPVVSTFENFDSLGFPMDHPGRSKSDTYYINKDFLLRTHTSAHEIACFKQLKGTPSDVKSGFLISADVYRRDEIDRTHYPVFHQMEGARIWERGTEDKENDSIEPTHITQMRKDIDKLHKQLEKEETKIIVQDNASLDDNPKQDYMTDLEVDLCQQHLKRSVELVVAEVFNKKIQSMKQSKMNQDEIPKELKVRWIKAYFPWTAPSWEIEVWWQGEWLEICGCGLVRQDVLIKSGYAKDSTIGWAFGLGLDRIAMLLFEVPDIRLFWSLDSRFHDQFQKNEITPFVPYSKYPGTTRDVAFWLPDDNLEVEVHENDIMEIVRNVAGDLVEYVKLIDEFKNPKTGKTSQCYRINYQSMDRNITNEEINKLQETVRKELTRKYNLEVR from the coding sequence ATGTTGCAAACAAAAGCTATATCTTCCAAACTTCTCAGATGGAATATTAAAGGTTTTGCAACTGCAAGGGTCACTTACATCGAATCCGCTTGTGATTCATtgtttgtaaataaaaaagagtACAAAGTTAACCAGGAGTGGACAAATGTCACACCCACAATCCTAAATCTAACAGCTCGTGCTctttttttgaagaataacCATCCAATTGGTATTTTGAGAAATAtgattgaaaataaaatgaatatcATTGACAATTCATATTCAATtcataataattttaagcCTGTAGTATCaacatttgaaaattttgacTCTTTAGGGTTCCCAATGGATCATCCAGGAAGATCTAAGTCTGATACTTActatattaataaagacTTTCTATTGCGTACTCATACATCTGCGCATGAGATAGCATGTTTCAAACAATTGAAGGGAACTCCGTCTGATGTAAAGTCGGGTTTCTTAATCTCAGCTGATGTTTATAGAAGGGATGAAATTGATCGTACTCATTATCCAGTTTTCCACCAGATGGAAGGTGCTAGAATTTGGGAACGTGGAACagaagataaagaaaacGATTCTATTGAACCAACGCACATCACACAGATGAGGAAAGATATAGACAAGTTACACAAACAATTAGAGAAggaagaaacaaaaattattgtGCAAGATAATGCTTCCTTGGATGATAATCCAAAACAAGACTATATGACAGATCTGGAAGTTGATTTATGCCAACAACATTTGAAAAGATCAGTCGAATTAGTAGTAGCAGAAGTCTTTAATAAGAAGATACAAAGTATGAAGCAATCAAAAATGAACCAAGATGAGATCCCTAAGGAATTGAAGGTTCGTTGGATCAAGGCATATTTTCCTTGGACAGCTCCATCTTGGGAAATCGAAGTATGGTGGCAAGGAGAGTGGCTAGAAATTTGTGGCTGTGGATTAGTACGTCAAGAtgttttaattaaatctgGATATGCTAAAGACAGTACCATTGGTTGGGCATTTGGTTTAGGGTTGGATAGAATTGCTATGCTACTATTTGAAGTTCCTGACATCAGATTATTCTGGTCTCTAGATAGTAGATTCCATGACCAGTtccaaaaaaatgaaataacGCCTTTCGTTCCATACTCAAAATACCCAGGCACGACTAGAGATGTCGCATTTTGGTTACCAGATGACAACTTAGAAGTTGAAGTTCATGAGAATGATATAATGGAAATTGTACGGAATGTTGCTGGTGATTTAGTCGAATATGTGAAACTTATCGACGAATTTAAAAATCCTAAAACCGGAAAAACTTCACAATGTTACAGAATTAATTACCAATCAATGGATAGGAACATtacaaatgaagaaattaacaaattacAAGAAACTGTACGTAAGGAATTAACCAGAAAATACAATCTTGAAGTAagataa
- the RFC5 gene encoding replication factor C subunit 5 (similar to Saccharomyces cerevisiae RFC5 (YBR087W); ancestral locus Anc_3.326): protein MSLWVDKYRPKTISKLSHNDSLTEFLTSLTVQARDLPHLLLYGPNGSGKKTRCMALLEAIFGPGVYRLKIDVRQFVTPSNKKLELNVVSSPYHLEITPSDMGNNDRIVIQELLKEVAQMEQVDFQDSKDGLAHRYKCVIINEADSLTRDAQAALRRTMEKYSKNIRLIMICDSMSSIISPIKSRCLMIRSSAPTDEEIVNILKDIAEKEGVTVASDDILKKVAIEADGNLRVAILMLESMALTNELSLKSNTVIIKPDWLVVILKLANKIQRERSVACLVECRAVLYDLLAHCIPARVILENLTFALLKQSGNSSSVKADIINIASIFDERLSLGNKVIFHLEGFIAKVMVALDKS from the coding sequence ATGTCTCTATGGGTTGACAAATACCGTCCAAAGACGATCTCAAAATTATCACATAATGATTCATTAACTGAATTTTTAACTTCATTGACTGTTCAAGCTCGTGATTTACCACATTTACTATTATATGGTCCAAATGGTAGTGGTAAAAAGACTAGATGCATGGCCTTGCTGGAGGCAATCTTTGGTCCAGGTGTCTATAGATTAAAAATCGATGTTAGACAATTTGTTACAccatcaaataaaaaattagaattaaaCGTGGTTAGCTCACCATATCATTTGGAAATTACACCAAGTGACATGGGTAATAATGATAGGATTGTTATccaagaattattaaaagaagtaGCTCAAATGGAACAGGTGGATTTCCAAGATTCAAAAGATGGTTTAGCTCATAGATACAAATGTGTAATCATCAATGAAGCTGATTCATTGACAAGAGATGCACAAGCCGCTTTAAGACGTACAATGgaaaaatattccaaaaatattagattGATTATGATTTGTGATTCTATGTCTTCCATTATATCTCCAATAAAGTCCCGTTGTTTAATGATTCGTTCTTCAGCTCCAACTGATGAGgaaattgttaatataCTAAAAGATATCGCCGAAAAGGAAGGTGTCACAGTTGCATCTGATGACATATTAAAGAAAGTTGCAATTGAGGCAGATGGTAATTTAAGAGTTGCCATTTTAATGTTAGAGTCCATGGCATTAACAAATGAACtatcattaaaatcaaacACTGTAATAATAAAGCCAGATTGGTTAGTTGTTATATTAAAACTAGCCAACAAAATTCAACGAGAAAGATCGGTAGCGTGCCTTGTCGAGTGCCGTGCTGTAttatatgatttattagCACATTGTATTCCCGCAAGGGTCATTTTAGAAAATCTTACATTTGCATTATTGAAACAATCAGGAAACTCATCTTCTGTTAAGGCAGACATCATAAATATTGCAAGTATATTTGATGAAAGATTATCATTAGGTAATAAAGTCATCTTCCATTTGGAAGGTTTCATCGCCAAAGTCATGGTTGCATTAGATAAATCATAA
- the IST2 gene encoding Ist2p (similar to Saccharomyces cerevisiae IST2 (YBR086C); ancestral locus Anc_3.323), giving the protein MVTVDQSYLIDFVSNHILNKNTQQIEQLSADYCIVIDISNFESIDIISKNLLVLLSTLKQQNLINTSDAAANQLYENVLIRLNGNFLYVFIKTDISQSTTIDCTGLNFIKFIVPLNLIYNKKLIDHSISTKIVKDFNHVLPNDNDLIEVLNLNGNQDLFIYFIFFKKYIKSLFKISILGLILRVISFPYEFNLIYSVLLSLNSFYFIISWIYQDKSYYINKSNLVENLIQFNPVSNKNYKLSKSIIAKKIVFLPIILFFVSLLLTAQLFCFSLEIILTQLYPSSGLLKIILSLMPTILLATFVPILNLLYNKYIVNPYVNWENYSNNIVEINKSKLEKNILFTFCTNYIPLLITLFIYTPCGHLINFGVKDAIGKYLTVIDNTFVIDNTRYKTQLFFFIVTNQIIIILTENLLPIIINKIKIKLAKKKGTDDKQKEKENEKIQKQQSIDIIKQYYPDDYRVWNTIDKYQNSLNVWGDFDLDDNYKKIVSQFGYIAMFSSIWPLAPFISIIFNVIVFRLDILRAYKNCKPMASKISTVNSSICQKSTECKKNIWDLITIFLAIFGSIVTMTTTYMYRFSKLLHPYVADTEVTSKSKRLDTLITSPIDHSAFKIFVMAVIFEHLVVLVYYVMVKVVTANKCDLHSHQNSNLFASVKRVNNKNKNNSHTTSNNQNPTTEQHTTDAFVTKVSSIVDDFSDGKYAAQKDSANDQLDANKSVPQDAIRSKMESKTPVTNSGIENKIKKKNSLISMKSVKDATGTRLVMRDLVDDSSSSIAGATLPLNIPTSKNFNVRYDSDGNLVESVARLQANSKENSTNIVPTNLKEANEKSNTLEETVPKTLDPLASKDGNIKQTLEATRNKEGANHTSNSIPAVHTKAESKHKSHSTHTPGKSLTSKQPVSNSALNDNHSQASKDISSKNEASSIINNSHTPSKPRHAAGKDASSISRSETSSKKKKGLFNKLKVKL; this is encoded by the coding sequence ATGGTTACTGTGGATCAATCTTATTTAATTGACTTTGTGTCAAATCATATACTGAATAAGAATACACAACAAATCGAACAATTGAGTGCTGATTATTGTATTGTGATTGATATTTCGAATTTTGAGtcaattgatataataaGTAAAAATTTGTTGGTCTTACTGTCAACTTTAAAACAGcaaaatttaatcaatACTAGTGATGCTGCTGCTAATCAATTGTATGAAAATGTCTTAATTAGACTGAATGGAAATTTTTTGTACGTATTTATAAAAACTGATATTTCGCAGTCAACGACTATCGATTGTACAGgtttgaattttattaaattcattgtgccattgaatttgatttataataaaaagttgATAGATCATTCAATTTCTACaaaaattgttaaagaTTTCAATCATGTATTACCAAACGATAATGACTTAATTGaggttttaaatttaaatggtAATCAAgatttattcatttattttattttcttcaaaaaatatatcaaatcattatttaaaatctcGATTTTAGGTTTAATTTTAAGAGTGATCTCATTCCCatatgaatttaatttaatttattcgGTTCTACTATCTTTGAATTCcttctattttattatttcatGGATTTATCAAGataaaagttattatattaataagtCAAACTTAGTCGAGAATTTAATTCAGTTTAATCCagtttcaaataaaaattataaactATCAAAAAGTATTATTgctaaaaaaattgtttttttaccaataattctgttttttgttagtttattattaactgCTCAATTATTCTGCTTTTCGTTGGAGATTATTTTGACGCAATTATATCCATCTTCTggtttattgaaaataattttatcattaatgCCAACTATCTTACTAGCAACATTTGTtccaattttaaatttattgtataataaatatattgtgAATCCATATGTTAATTGGgaaaattattcaaataatattgtggaaataaataaatcgaaattagaaaaaaatattttgttcaCCTTCTGTACAAATTATATTCCATTGTTAATCACTCTATTTATCTATACACCATGTGGacatttaattaattttggtGTTAAGGATGCTATCggaaaatatttaactGTTATTGATAATACTTTCGTTATTGATAATACAAGATATAAAACAcaattgtttttctttattgtaacaaatcaaattattattattttaactgaaaatttattaccaattattattaataaaataaagataaagtTGGCAAAGAAGAAAGGCACCGATGATAAACAAAAGGAAAAGgagaatgaaaaaattcaaaaacaacaaagtattgatattattaaacaatattatcCAGATGATTATAGAGTTTGGAATactattgataaatatcaAAACTCTTTGAATGTTTGGGGAGATTTTGATTTAGATgacaattataaaaaaatcgTTTCCCAATTCGGTTATATTGCAATGTTCTCTAGTATATGGCCATTAGCTCCATTTATCTcgattatttttaatgttattgttttcaGATTAGATATCTTAAGAGCTTACAAAAATTGTAAACCAATGGCATCAAAAATTTCCACTGTTAACTCATCAATCTGTCAAAAATCAACTGAATgtaagaaaaatatatggGATTTAATTACCATCTTTTTAGCCATTTTTGGTTCAATTGTCACAATGACTACAACTTATATGTATagattttcaaaattattacacCCATATGTTGCTGATACGGAAGTCACATCGAAATCCAAAAGATTGGACACATTAATTACTAGTCCAATAGATCATTCGGCATTTAAGATTTTTGTTATGGCAGTTATTTTCGAACATTTAGTGGTACTGGTTTATTATGTAATGGTTAAAGTTGTGACAGCTAACAAATGTGACCTACATTCTCACCAAAATAGTAATCTATTTGCCTCTGTTAAAAGGGTGAATAAtaagaacaagaacaatTCTCATACTActtcaaataatcaaaaCCCAACTACTGAACAACATACAACCGACGCATTTGTAACGAAAGTTTCAAGTATTGTGGATGATTTCAGTGATGGCAAATATGCTGCTCAAAAAGATTCCGCAAATGATCAATTAGATGCTAATAAATCTGTTCCGCAAGATGCTATTAGATCAAAAATGGAATCAAAGACTCCCGTCACTAATAGTggaattgaaaataaaattaaaaagaaaaattcgttaatttcaatgaaatCTGTTAAGGATGCTACCGGCACAAGATTAGTTATGAGGGATTTGGTTGATGATAGTTCTTCGAGTATTGCCGGTGCCACTCTACCATTGAATATTCCAACgtcaaaaaatttcaacGTAAGATACGACTCTGATGGTAACTTGGTAGAATCCGTGGCAAGATTACAAGCAAATTCTAAAGAAAACTCAACTAATATTGTTCCAACGAACTTAAAAGAAGCGAATGAGAAAAGTAATACTTTAGAAGAAACTGTTCCAAAAACGTTGGATCCTTTAGCAAGCAAAGATGGCAACATCAAACAAACATTAGAAGCCACTCGAAATAAAGAAGGAGCAAATCATACCTCTAACTCTATCCCAGCTGTGCATACTAAAGCAGAAAGTAAGCATAAAAGTCACAGCACACATACCCCAGGAAAAAGTCTAACTTCAAAACAACCAGTTAGTAACTCTGCTTTGAACGATAATCATTCACAAGCTTCAAAAGATATTTCAAGTAAAAATGAAGCAAgttcaataattaataatagtcATACCCCATCAAAACCTCGCCATGCAGCAGGTAAGGACGCTTCTTCGATATCTCGATCAGAAACATcttcaaagaaaaagaaaggtttatttaacaaattgaaggttaaattataa
- the TPHA0M01420 gene encoding pyridoxal phosphate homeostasis protein (similar to Saccharomyces cerevisiae YBL036C; ancestral locus Anc_3.324), with the protein MLSGLVRLTSLKTTGSTYKHPRLFSTMSDRTTELIQSYELVNSKIRQAAEQYSVDAKNVQLLAVSKLKPASDIKILYDHGIRHFGENYVQELIEKAASLPNDISWHFIGGLQTNKCKDLSKIKNLYAVETVDSLKKATKLNESRLKNSPEDPPINCNIQINTSNEDVKSGLTDEDEIFRIIEYFLNENTNSIKLNGLMTIGSWNASHQDDPNVDNQDFTKLVEWKKLLDSKYNLNLKLSMGMSADYRQAIRQGTSEVRIGTDIFGVRPPRN; encoded by the coding sequence ATGCTTTCAGGTTTAGTGAGGCTGACGTCGCTTAAAACCACTGGCTCTACTTACAAGCATCCGAgattattttcaacaatGAGTGATAGAACCACAGAACTGATTCAATCCTATGAATTAGTCAATTCCAAGATTAGGCAAGCCGCTGAACAATATTCTGTTGATGCAAAGAACGTGCAATTACTGGCTGTGTCGAAATTGAAACCTGCTTCGGATATCAAAATCTTGTACGATCATGGTATTAGGCATTTTGGTGAAAATTATGTACAAGAATTAATTGAGAAAGCAGCCTCACTGCCAAACGATATCAGTTGGCACTTTATCGGTGGGTTGCAAACTAACAAATGTAAAGATCTATCAAAGATTAAAAACTTATATGCCGTGGAGACTGTGGATTCGTTAAAGAAAGCAACGAAACTGAATGAATCTCGTTTGAAAAATAGTCCCGAGGATCCTCCAATCAATTGtaatatacaaataaacACATCAAATGAAGATGTGAAGTCAGGTTTAACGGATGAGGATGAAATTTTCCGGatcattgaatatttcttgaatgaaaatacaaattcaataaaattaaatggGCTAATGACAATTGGTTCATGGAATGCTTCTCATCAAGATGACCCAAATGTCGATAATCAAGATTTCACTAAATTAGTGGAAtggaaaaaattattggattcaaaatataatctaaATCTAAAATTATCAATGGGTATGTCAGCAGACTACAGACAAGCCATCAGACAAGGTACATCAGAAGTTAGAATTGGTACCGATATTTTTGGAGTTAGACCACCAAGAAACTAA
- the TAH18 gene encoding NAPDH-dependent diflavin reductase (similar to Saccharomyces cerevisiae TAH18 (YPR048W); ancestral locus Anc_3.329), producing MSSNKIAILYGSETGNAADFAAILSHHLHRLHFAHSLSSMGDYPAADILKCRYMFVISSTTGQGDLPRNVHEMSYGEDRTNTLWSVLKKKNLPNDLLDHLNIAFFGLGDSSYPKFNYAIRKLHQRMVVQLGATEIFERLEADDISMAGSNRDTGLGIESVYFEFEKRILQHLKEKFPNRKVNGEVLKREELSEEIYLEPKTYLKMGDTSNMRKENAHEPKFMGDYSISNGKIIKNLRITSEEHFQDVRQLTFKQDDIKPYSPGDTIAIYPTNTDEDVQRFLEVQTHWLEIADEPLSFTDGIPNSLNDGGCIENLTLRNLLKYHCDFNSIPKPSFFMKIWTFATDVSRMERGEEQCTQQREKLHEFAFEQDMQDLYDYCNRPRRSILEVLEDFLSIRLPWKYVIDYMPVLKPRLFSISSSKSNSEIELTVAIVKYKTILRKLRRGVCTNYISKLRNEDTIRYKVINNSLHLNKQLEHNRDIPCILISPGVGIAPMMSLIRSDICNNVHLFFGNRVKDCDFLYRSELEQFDKSGKIKLYTCFSRDEINSPELKYVQDILWEKKDLIANLIIDNQAVIYLCGSSGKMPIQVRITIVEILKKSGHFKDDKEAETYLKDMEKNNRYFQETW from the coding sequence ATGtcttcaaataaaattgcaATTTTGTATGGGTCCGAGACTGGAAATGCAGCAGATTTTGCTGCCATTCTATCCCATCATCTGCATCGATTACATTTTGCTCATAGCTTATCAAGCATGGGAGACTACCCAGCTGCAGACATCCTAAAATGTCGATATATGTTCGTCATATCTTCTACTACTGGTCAAGGTGACTTGCCTCGCAATGTACATGAAATGTCCTATGGTGAAGATAGAACCAACACCTTGTGGTCtgttttgaagaaaaagaacTTACCTAATGACCTTTTGgatcatttaaatattgcaTTCTTTGGTTTGGGTGATTCTTCTTATCCTAAGTTTAACTATGCGATAAGAAAACTCCATCAGAGAATGGTTGTGCAATTAGGTGCTACggaaatttttgaaaggTTAGAGGCTGACGACATTTCAATGGCAGGAAGTAATAGAGACACAGGTCTTGGTATAGAATCTGtctattttgaatttgaaaagagGATTTTGCAACACTTAAAAGAGAAATTTCCAAATAGAAAAGTTAATGGAGAAGTGTTAAAACGTGAAGAACTCAGTGaggaaatatatttagaaCCTAAAACATACTTAAAAATGGGTGATACTTCAAATATGCGCAAGGAAAATGCCCATGAACCTAAATTTATGGGTGATTATTCAATATCGAATggtaaaatcattaaaaatctTAGAATAACAAGTGAGGAACATTTTCAGGATGTGAGACAATTAACATTTAAACAGGACGATATCAAACCGTACAGTCCTGGTGATACTATTGCAATATACCCAACTAACACTGATGAAGATGTTCAGCGATTTCTGGAGGTCCAAACCCATTGGTTGGAGATTGCGGACGAACCTTTGAGCTTTACTGACGGTATACCAAATAGCTTGAATGATGGAGGGTGCATCGAGAATTTAACTTTGAGAAACTTATTAAAGTACCATTGTGATTTCAATAGTATTCCCAAGCCGAGTTTTTTTATGAAGATATGGACCTTTGCGACCGACGTTTCTAGAATGGAAAGAGGAGAAGAGCAATGTACACAACAAAGAGAAAAATTACACGAATTTGCTTTTGAGCAAGATATGCAAGATCTTTATGATTATTGTAATAGGCCCAGGAGATCTATATTAGAGGTCTTAGAAGATTTTTTGTCCATCAGATTACCATGGAAGTACGTTATAGATTACATGCCAGTATTAAAACCTAGACTATTTTCAATCTCAAGCAGTAAATCTAATTCTGAAATAGAATTAACAGTTGCCATCGTCAAATacaaaacaattttaagAAAACTTAGAAGAGGCGTTTGCACAAATTATATCTCTAAACTACGGAATGAAGACACCATTCGTTATAAAGtgattaataatagtttaCATCTGAATAAACAATTAGAGCATAACAGGGATATACCATGCATATTAATCAGTCCAGGTGTTGGTATAGCACCAATGATGTCTCTAATAAGATCAGACATTTGCAATAATGTGCATCTCTTTTTTGGTAATAGGGTGAAAGATTGCGACTTTTTATATCGCAGTGAGTTAGaacaatttgataaaaGTGGTAAGATCAAACTGTACACATGTTTTTCAAGAGATGAGATAAATTCCCCAGAGTTAAAATATGTTCAAGATATATTATGGGAGAAGAAGGATTTAATTGCAAATCTTATTATCGATAACCAAGCTGTAATATACCTATGTGGTTCGTCAGGGAAAATGCCAATTCAAGTGAGAATCACTATAGTTGAAATCTTGAAAAAGTCTGGTCATTTCAAAGATGACAAAGAGGCAGAAACATATCTGAAGGATatggaaaaaaataatcGTTACTTCCAAGAAACTTGGTAA